From the genome of Scytonema hofmannii PCC 7110, one region includes:
- a CDS encoding efflux RND transporter permease subunit, which yields MFVDFFIKRPVFTSVCAIIVLLVGAISIPTLPTAQYPEISPVQINVTANYVGASAEVVENTVTTVLERQINGVDGMRYMTSSSSNNGTSTITVTFDPSRNKDIAAVDVQNRVSLAEPQLPELVQRTGVTVSKQSTDILLAIGLYSDKNAYNNVFLSNYADLYIVDALRRINGVSEARIFGERRYAMRIWLDPNRLASRNLTAQDVIDALEEQNIQVGAGQIGQQPSSEDQLFQIDLQALSRLREPSEFNEMIVQTGQDATLVKLKDVGRAELGAENYNSFLRFRGQEGVGIGIFSTPGSNALEVAKAVKAEIERIRPQFPPGLKYQVAFDTTLFVEESLAEVVQSLLEAVGLVILVIFIFLQDWRTTIIPAVVIPLTLIGTFAIIKVFGFSINTLTLFGLTLATGLTVDDAIVVVENITRLLEEEEMTPFQAASEAMRELFGAVVASSLVLMAVFVPVAFFPGSTGEIYRQFALTIAFAVGISTSLAIILTPTLSALLLRRGQKPGGWIGWVFTRFNNFIDWTRRQYERSLIALNRISAVVILLFVASLVFTGWFYTRVPTAFLPDEDQGYFITIIQGPEGVSLNYTSKVMRQVEEEILKLPEVVGTFAVGGFSFSGSTANNGVIFTTLKPWDERRQPEQSVQAIIGNLMGKLSAITDSRVLPVNPPAIRGLGSFAGFQFQLQDRGGNSGLDTMLQYMGQLIQQGNQTPGLQAVFSTYAASTPQYLIEVDRNKAKALQVDVDDIFNTLQSYLGSRYVNDFNYLRRTYRVYVQADAEFRSNPEDIGRLYVRSASNQANTQVNTQTNTQANNPANGQMVSLSSLVKIIPTTGAQTINHYNLFRSIEINGGAAPGFSSGQAIRTMEQLAKRVLPQTLGYEWSGIAVEELESGGQAPLIFGLGIVFVFLVLAAQYENYIDPLIIMLSVPLAVLGALAAQSLRGLSNDIYCQVGLVMLIGLASKNAILIVEFANQLRYEGYSVTKAAIKASEQRLRPILMTTFAFILGIWPLLFPEGAGAASRRSLGTAIVGGTLVSTFLSLFIVPILYIVIGKIRDRIGPRRSSQQLEAAEEDGRIPYETRR from the coding sequence ATGTTCGTTGACTTCTTCATCAAGCGACCTGTCTTCACCAGCGTTTGCGCCATTATTGTTTTGCTGGTAGGAGCAATTAGTATTCCCACACTACCCACAGCGCAATATCCAGAAATTAGTCCAGTTCAAATCAACGTGACAGCTAACTACGTCGGTGCTAGTGCTGAAGTTGTAGAAAACACAGTCACTACTGTTTTAGAAAGGCAGATCAACGGGGTCGATGGTATGAGATATATGACCTCAAGTAGCAGTAACAATGGCACCAGCACAATTACGGTTACATTTGACCCATCGCGCAATAAAGATATTGCAGCAGTCGATGTGCAAAATCGGGTATCGTTGGCTGAACCGCAACTGCCAGAACTAGTACAGCGAACAGGGGTCACTGTTAGCAAACAATCTACCGACATTCTTTTAGCAATAGGGTTATACAGCGATAAAAACGCTTACAACAATGTCTTTTTAAGTAACTACGCCGACCTCTATATAGTAGATGCTCTGAGAAGAATTAACGGTGTGAGTGAAGCGCGGATATTTGGTGAACGTCGTTATGCTATGCGTATATGGCTTGACCCAAATCGCCTCGCCAGTCGCAACCTCACTGCTCAAGATGTGATTGATGCCCTCGAAGAACAAAATATCCAGGTGGGTGCAGGGCAAATCGGTCAGCAGCCGTCTTCTGAAGACCAGTTGTTCCAAATAGACCTACAAGCCCTCAGCAGGCTCAGGGAACCATCAGAATTTAACGAGATGATTGTTCAAACAGGACAGGATGCTACACTCGTTAAGCTTAAAGATGTGGGTCGAGCAGAACTAGGAGCAGAAAATTACAACTCTTTTCTGAGATTTAGAGGTCAAGAAGGAGTGGGAATTGGGATATTTTCCACTCCCGGAAGTAATGCCTTGGAAGTTGCTAAGGCAGTGAAAGCAGAAATAGAGCGAATCAGACCCCAGTTTCCGCCCGGTTTAAAATATCAGGTCGCATTTGATACTACTTTATTTGTCGAAGAGTCGCTAGCAGAAGTCGTCCAAAGCCTTCTTGAAGCAGTTGGTCTTGTCATCCTCGTGATTTTCATTTTCTTACAAGACTGGCGCACCACTATAATTCCTGCAGTTGTTATTCCCTTAACATTGATTGGTACCTTTGCAATCATTAAGGTTTTTGGATTCTCCATCAATACCCTGACCTTATTTGGTTTGACATTAGCCACAGGTTTAACAGTTGATGATGCGATCGTCGTAGTTGAGAACATCACTCGCTTGCTTGAAGAAGAAGAGATGACACCGTTTCAAGCAGCCTCCGAAGCAATGCGTGAACTGTTCGGAGCAGTGGTTGCTTCTTCCTTGGTACTCATGGCGGTGTTTGTTCCAGTAGCCTTTTTCCCCGGCTCTACAGGAGAGATTTATCGACAATTTGCACTGACAATTGCTTTTGCAGTAGGGATTTCAACCTCTCTTGCTATCATCTTGACGCCTACCCTCTCAGCCCTCCTGCTACGTCGCGGACAAAAACCAGGTGGTTGGATAGGCTGGGTGTTTACGCGGTTCAATAACTTTATTGATTGGACACGCAGACAGTACGAGCGATCGCTCATAGCTCTCAATCGCATTAGTGCAGTTGTAATATTGCTGTTTGTTGCGTCTTTAGTGTTTACAGGCTGGTTTTACACCCGCGTACCAACAGCATTTCTCCCTGATGAAGACCAAGGTTATTTCATCACTATTATCCAAGGACCAGAAGGGGTTTCGCTCAACTACACCAGCAAAGTCATGCGCCAGGTAGAAGAAGAAATTCTCAAATTGCCTGAAGTTGTGGGAACTTTTGCTGTCGGTGGCTTTAGTTTTAGTGGCAGTACGGCAAATAACGGTGTTATTTTTACTACCCTTAAGCCTTGGGATGAGCGCCGCCAGCCGGAGCAGTCAGTACAGGCAATTATCGGCAATTTGATGGGGAAACTATCAGCAATTACAGACTCAAGAGTTTTGCCAGTTAACCCACCAGCTATTCGGGGTTTAGGTAGTTTTGCAGGCTTTCAATTTCAGCTACAAGATAGAGGCGGTAATAGTGGTTTGGATACTATGTTGCAATATATGGGTCAGTTAATCCAACAGGGAAATCAAACACCAGGATTGCAAGCTGTATTCAGCACTTATGCTGCAAGTACGCCTCAATATTTGATTGAAGTAGACCGCAACAAAGCCAAGGCTCTGCAGGTCGATGTAGATGATATCTTTAACACTCTACAAAGTTACTTGGGTTCTCGCTACGTTAACGACTTTAACTATCTCCGCCGGACTTATCGAGTTTATGTTCAAGCTGACGCTGAGTTTCGCTCCAACCCTGAAGATATCGGTCGTTTGTATGTCCGTTCTGCTAGCAATCAAGCCAACACTCAAGTCAACACTCAAACCAACACTCAAGCCAATAACCCAGCCAACGGTCAAATGGTTTCCCTAAGTAGTTTGGTGAAAATCATTCCAACCACTGGGGCGCAAACAATTAACCACTACAACTTGTTTAGGTCAATTGAAATCAATGGCGGTGCAGCTCCTGGTTTTAGTTCTGGACAAGCAATTAGAACAATGGAACAACTAGCAAAGCGAGTGCTACCACAAACTCTGGGCTATGAATGGTCAGGGATTGCGGTCGAAGAGCTAGAGTCTGGTGGTCAAGCGCCCCTAATTTTTGGCTTGGGAATTGTCTTCGTCTTCTTGGTACTAGCTGCTCAGTATGAGAACTACATCGATCCGTTGATTATCATGCTTTCAGTTCCTCTAGCTGTTCTAGGAGCGCTAGCAGCACAATCCCTACGTGGTTTGTCAAATGATATATACTGCCAAGTAGGTCTGGTGATGTTAATTGGTTTGGCAAGTAAGAACGCCATTTTGATTGTGGAGTTTGCTAACCAACTACGCTATGAGGGGTATTCAGTTACCAAAGCAGCCATAAAAGCATCAGAACAACGTCTGCGACCTATTCTCATGACAACATTTGCTTTTATTTTAGGTATTTGGCCATTGCTATTTCCAGAAGGAGCAGGGGCGGCTAGTAGGCGATCTCTCGGTACAGCGATCGTTGGTGGGACGTTAGTCTCTACTTTTTTAAGTCTGTTTATTGTGCCAATTCTTTATATCGTAATTGGCAAGATTCGCGATCGTATTGGGCCACGCCGTTCGTCTCAACAGTTAGAAGCTGCTGAAGAAGATGGTCGAATTCCTTATGAAACCCGTCGGTAA
- a CDS encoding chemotaxis protein CheW: protein MGSESSLTTDVSTLSVAPSSSKTGDQYLKFQLVADITALLPISQLAEVLTIDVSQITPIPQLPTWVMGAYNWRGEALWMVDLAHLIGFMPWYQQLSLTTTYTAVILRGSSKSMRENNTDSQIVGLVINRAEAIEWCDPQMLQSPLSDATTPQLIPFLRGYQVKSDGEQLAVLDDEVILSTISRL from the coding sequence ATGGGGTCTGAGTCTTCACTCACAACAGACGTTTCAACATTATCAGTAGCCCCATCCTCCTCAAAGACGGGGGATCAGTATTTGAAGTTTCAGCTTGTAGCTGACATAACAGCCTTGTTGCCTATTTCTCAACTTGCTGAAGTGTTGACAATCGATGTTAGTCAGATTACACCGATTCCTCAACTCCCTACTTGGGTGATGGGAGCTTATAACTGGCGGGGTGAAGCACTTTGGATGGTTGATTTAGCTCACTTGATAGGTTTCATGCCTTGGTATCAACAACTTTCGCTCACTACAACCTATACCGCAGTTATACTGCGTGGAAGTTCTAAGAGTATGCGAGAAAATAATACTGATAGCCAAATAGTAGGTCTAGTAATTAACCGTGCAGAAGCGATTGAGTGGTGCGATCCACAGATGTTGCAATCTCCATTGTCTGATGCGACAACCCCTCAATTGATACCGTTTTTACGCGGATACCAAGTAAAATCCGATGGCGAACAGTTAGCTGTTTTAGATGATGAAGTTATTCTTTCGACCATATCAAGACTATAG
- a CDS encoding MFS transporter: MQPASLDSQPESPKPFFLDTNFQIICAVSLIAVLGVASVTPAFPELALELDVDPKNLGLLVTVFTFPTVILGPFIGVLADRMGRKKIIVPSLFLFGLAGTACALARDFNLLLLLRFLQGIGAASLLSLSITLIGDLYAAGRRTTAMGYNASVTSIGTALYPTVGGLLATFGWYYPFLLPIVAIPIGLIVLFALKNPEPQGERNLKEYLKHALQALQNRKLAGLFIGSAANFVLLYGAYVTYLPQLISQTFKAPAATIGLLLSSVSVAITITSSQLGRLSRKYHSTTLIRTSFILYALALLIVPLVSNIWLLLIPTTIFGIGLGIGAPSIQTRLTEIAPKQYLATILSVNGTFFGLGQTLGPLLMLVAFSFGGINSVFYAGAGFAILILVVFRYCTCL, encoded by the coding sequence ATGCAACCAGCCAGCCTAGACAGCCAACCAGAATCTCCCAAACCATTTTTCTTAGACACAAATTTTCAAATTATTTGTGCAGTTTCTCTCATAGCAGTTCTTGGAGTTGCTAGCGTCACCCCTGCTTTTCCTGAACTAGCTCTAGAATTAGACGTTGACCCCAAAAATCTGGGGTTATTAGTTACGGTATTTACATTTCCTACTGTTATTCTAGGTCCTTTTATTGGTGTCCTAGCCGATCGCATGGGTAGGAAAAAAATTATTGTTCCTTCTCTGTTTTTATTTGGTCTTGCAGGTACGGCTTGTGCATTAGCTCGTGATTTTAACCTTTTGCTTTTACTACGGTTTCTACAAGGAATAGGCGCAGCTTCTTTGCTATCTCTCAGTATTACCTTAATTGGTGATTTATACGCAGCAGGTAGACGCACAACAGCAATGGGTTACAATGCTAGCGTCACTAGTATTGGTACAGCGCTTTACCCCACAGTCGGTGGTTTGCTAGCAACTTTTGGTTGGTACTACCCCTTTCTATTACCTATAGTTGCAATTCCAATTGGATTAATAGTATTATTTGCGTTAAAAAATCCAGAACCCCAGGGAGAAAGAAACTTAAAAGAGTATTTGAAACATGCTCTACAAGCTTTACAAAATCGAAAATTAGCTGGGTTATTTATTGGTAGTGCTGCTAACTTTGTTCTTCTCTACGGGGCTTATGTAACTTATCTACCTCAACTAATTAGTCAGACATTTAAAGCGCCTGCAGCAACAATTGGATTATTACTATCTAGTGTTTCCGTTGCTATTACAATTACATCATCACAATTAGGAAGGTTGTCGAGAAAGTATCACTCTACAACCTTGATTAGAACATCTTTCATTTTATATGCTTTAGCTCTGTTGATTGTTCCCCTAGTATCAAATATTTGGTTACTCTTAATTCCTACGACAATTTTTGGTATTGGCTTGGGAATTGGTGCTCCTAGTATACAAACTCGTTTAACCGAGATTGCACCAAAACAATATCTAGCCACAATTTTATCTGTCAACGGCACATTTTTTGGATTAGGGCAAACCCTTGGACCGCTACTCATGCTTGTAGCTTTTAGTTTTGGAGGTATCAATAGTGTGTTTTATGCAGGGGCAGGATTTGCAATTCTAATCCTTGTTGTGTTTAGATATTGCACTTGTTTATGA
- a CDS encoding response regulator transcription factor, which produces MNITLATESGSTAQTIALVIEDSAPARDMIVRYLHQFGFHVLTASNGEEAIEQISRYKPNIIILDVVLPDRNGFAICRDLKAAAETTNIPIVLCSIKTSHADRFWGLKQGADAYLSKPVAEEDLLHAVRNCLGWKYVKSE; this is translated from the coding sequence ATGAATATTACCCTAGCGACTGAGAGTGGCTCAACGGCTCAAACCATTGCCTTAGTAATTGAAGATTCTGCACCAGCGCGGGACATGATTGTGAGATATTTGCATCAATTTGGTTTTCATGTTTTGACAGCCAGTAATGGAGAAGAGGCAATAGAACAGATTAGTAGGTATAAACCTAATATTATTATCCTAGATGTTGTACTCCCAGATCGAAATGGGTTTGCCATCTGTCGAGATTTAAAAGCGGCTGCCGAGACAACAAATATTCCGATCGTTCTCTGTTCAATTAAAACAAGTCATGCAGATCGATTCTGGGGGTTAAAGCAGGGAGCTGATGCCTATTTATCTAAACCAGTGGCTGAAGAAGATCTACTTCATGCTGTCAGGAATTGTTTGGGTTGGAAGTATGTAAAATCTGAATAG
- a CDS encoding efflux RND transporter periplasmic adaptor subunit: MKFPEPQTHFEDNLPERTSEEPPRRQRRWLWLLIALAVLAGGGYALWRFLAPGQQQPSPASAQPPGVRVKISTVQTGIIEDSSEFVANLESRRSVNLQPRVQGQVAQIYVRSGDTVAVGDPIIQVDAREQQASVSGVAAAAEVARSQMENVRATLQSLQAERLSNLSDVKLNQREYDRYARLAAEGAESRQVRDQYANRLETAQAQLRATEARIKAQEASIIQAEKSLKQAQANINQQQVQLQYYKITAPFPGTVGDIPVKVGDFVNTSTQLATITQNQPLELNIFVPSERGSQLRKGTPVEVMDAQGKNLGMSRVFFISPSVNNNTQALLIKALYDNNRNQLRADQFARARVIWNQRPGVLVPTTAVTRVAGETFVYVAQTPPPSPSPQSAQEGEFQLVARQKRVKLGNIKGNNYQVLEGLQPGDRIIVSGLLNLRDGAPIIPES; encoded by the coding sequence ATGAAATTCCCTGAGCCTCAAACTCATTTTGAAGATAATCTTCCAGAGCGAACCTCAGAAGAGCCACCCCGCAGACAGCGACGGTGGCTTTGGTTGTTGATAGCCCTAGCAGTACTGGCGGGGGGAGGCTATGCACTTTGGCGTTTCCTTGCCCCCGGACAACAACAACCTTCACCTGCTAGCGCTCAGCCGCCAGGGGTGAGAGTTAAGATATCTACGGTGCAAACAGGTATCATAGAGGACAGTTCAGAATTTGTTGCTAACCTGGAATCGCGTCGGTCGGTGAATCTCCAACCAAGAGTTCAGGGTCAAGTCGCTCAGATATATGTTAGGTCGGGAGATACAGTAGCAGTAGGAGACCCAATCATCCAAGTAGATGCTAGAGAGCAACAAGCATCTGTGAGTGGTGTTGCAGCAGCAGCAGAGGTGGCGCGATCGCAAATGGAAAATGTGCGTGCAACTCTTCAATCCCTACAAGCAGAGCGGCTATCGAACCTATCTGATGTGAAATTGAACCAGCGAGAATACGATCGGTATGCTCGGTTAGCTGCAGAAGGAGCAGAATCCCGACAAGTCCGAGACCAATATGCAAACAGGTTAGAAACAGCACAGGCACAACTCCGTGCAACAGAAGCGCGGATAAAAGCCCAGGAAGCTAGCATCATCCAAGCAGAAAAATCCTTAAAGCAAGCCCAAGCAAATATCAATCAACAGCAAGTTCAACTTCAGTACTACAAAATCACTGCTCCTTTTCCTGGCACAGTTGGAGATATACCAGTTAAAGTGGGTGATTTTGTCAATACATCTACACAACTCGCTACCATTACTCAAAACCAACCTTTAGAATTAAACATTTTTGTGCCAAGTGAGCGGGGATCGCAATTACGTAAGGGAACACCAGTGGAGGTGATGGACGCACAAGGCAAAAACTTAGGAATGAGTCGTGTATTTTTCATTTCACCTAGTGTGAATAACAATACCCAAGCGTTACTCATTAAAGCGCTCTATGACAACAATAGAAATCAACTTAGGGCAGACCAATTTGCACGCGCCAGAGTTATCTGGAACCAGCGCCCTGGAGTTTTAGTGCCAACAACAGCAGTGACTCGAGTCGCAGGAGAAACCTTTGTCTATGTAGCTCAAACACCACCACCGTCACCATCCCCTCAATCTGCTCAAGAGGGGGAATTTCAACTTGTTGCTCGGCAAAAGCGCGTGAAGTTGGGCAACATCAAAGGTAATAATTACCAAGTTCTTGAAGGATTACAGCCAGGAGACAGAATCATTGTCTCAGGGCTACTCAACCTCAGAGATGGAGCACCCATTATTCCTGAATCATAG
- a CDS encoding methyl-accepting chemotaxis protein has protein sequence MAQNPLGSFIPDSQKANKSRNSLKTRQLSIQWRKASWWKALSLTMLNAIATLPKSLPRKVTALAIATSVIPVATVGGIAYTLASRTITEQIIAEQENRILGMRGVVSTTINRFVEDAEAIAKSPLLVNPQQVDTTVSDPSLFANTYLSTKATEEQKVALLNSFIEASNEKYDSIAIVDTTGKLLYQSHSSHSFNPYKDYNSEEYVKRAIETQSPAINNPSTNLSSGKSHLEVAAPIKNTKTGEMDGVVLVQMSAEHLAEILRYIQGQTWEYEIVGPDGQVFAATEPELIGHPAQADYEGFSESWTQTSEQLHKGLIVTRIAQDKNDREQVLASFIGMTELKGVQEPGWAVGIVRPTVEAFTHLGRLRQVLLIGIGSAALLVGITAAILVKRATRPLLAATKAVEKMGHGKLHTRLSVQGEDELAVLCSTINNMAEQIQKFVKEKELLQKRVFELLVEVDPVSQGDLTVYAKVTDDEVGTVADSYNYVIESLREIVIQVKSATNQVEVTASNSGELVQTLVEGALQQSEKMTAAIQRIQAMADSINAVSANARAAEATVQQATETVQMGNEMMTLTIEGIVSVREIVTETSKKVKYLGESSQKISTVVNLIKNFAEQTNVLALNASIEASRAGEEGKGFAIVAEEIRELAQQSAKATDDIEKLIFNIQRATSEVVAAMEVGTEQVVSGTKLVDETLLGLNQIFTANTQINQVVEEIVRATMEQSQNSALVTQTMTEVAKIADNTAKSASDVSTSFEELLTVAQLLQESVSQFKVQ, from the coding sequence ATGGCTCAGAATCCTCTTGGGTCTTTTATACCTGACTCCCAAAAAGCGAACAAAAGCAGAAACTCACTTAAAACTCGACAGCTTTCTATTCAATGGAGGAAAGCGAGTTGGTGGAAGGCGTTAAGTCTCACTATGCTAAACGCGATCGCAACTTTGCCGAAGAGTTTGCCAAGAAAGGTAACGGCTCTAGCGATCGCTACCAGTGTGATTCCAGTTGCTACTGTTGGAGGTATTGCTTATACTTTGGCAAGTCGTACTATTACAGAGCAAATTATTGCAGAGCAAGAAAACCGCATTCTTGGTATGCGAGGTGTAGTTAGCACTACCATCAATCGGTTCGTTGAAGATGCTGAAGCAATTGCTAAGTCACCTTTACTTGTAAACCCACAACAGGTGGACACAACAGTTTCCGATCCCTCCCTCTTTGCAAACACGTACTTAAGTACAAAGGCCACTGAAGAGCAAAAGGTAGCTTTGTTAAACAGTTTTATTGAAGCTAGCAATGAAAAATATGACAGCATTGCTATAGTTGACACAACAGGTAAATTACTGTATCAATCCCATTCATCTCATTCTTTTAATCCTTACAAGGATTATAATTCTGAAGAATACGTTAAGCGTGCCATTGAGACCCAGTCTCCCGCCATTAACAACCCGAGTACAAATCTTTCATCAGGTAAAAGTCACTTGGAAGTAGCCGCACCTATCAAAAACACTAAAACGGGTGAGATGGATGGTGTTGTGCTCGTTCAAATGTCAGCAGAGCATTTGGCTGAAATACTCAGATATATTCAAGGCCAAACATGGGAATACGAAATTGTTGGTCCGGATGGACAGGTTTTTGCAGCTACCGAACCAGAGTTGATAGGTCACCCAGCACAAGCAGATTATGAGGGATTTTCTGAGTCATGGACACAAACATCAGAACAACTCCACAAGGGTTTAATAGTGACTCGGATTGCACAGGATAAAAACGATCGAGAACAAGTTTTAGCCAGTTTTATTGGCATGACAGAGTTGAAAGGGGTGCAAGAGCCTGGTTGGGCTGTAGGTATTGTTCGCCCTACAGTGGAAGCTTTTACTCATTTGGGGAGATTACGCCAAGTTCTACTTATAGGAATAGGATCTGCTGCTTTACTGGTAGGAATAACTGCAGCTATTTTAGTAAAGAGGGCTACTCGTCCTCTTTTAGCCGCAACTAAAGCTGTTGAAAAAATGGGACACGGAAAATTGCATACTCGTCTGAGCGTACAAGGAGAAGATGAGCTGGCCGTGTTGTGCAGTACCATTAACAACATGGCAGAGCAAATACAGAAGTTTGTGAAAGAAAAAGAACTCTTGCAAAAACGGGTGTTTGAGTTATTGGTGGAAGTAGATCCTGTGAGTCAAGGAGATCTCACAGTCTACGCTAAGGTGACAGATGATGAAGTTGGTACTGTCGCTGACTCTTATAACTACGTGATTGAGAGTCTGCGGGAGATTGTGATTCAAGTCAAAAGTGCAACCAACCAAGTAGAAGTAACTGCAAGTAACAGTGGCGAGCTTGTTCAAACATTAGTCGAAGGTGCTTTGCAACAGTCAGAAAAAATGACAGCCGCTATTCAACGAATTCAAGCCATGGCTGATTCAATCAATGCTGTCAGTGCAAATGCTAGAGCCGCAGAAGCAACAGTTCAACAAGCTACTGAAACTGTCCAAATGGGTAACGAAATGATGACTTTAACAATAGAAGGAATTGTGTCAGTTCGCGAAATAGTAACAGAAACATCAAAAAAAGTCAAGTATTTAGGAGAATCTTCTCAAAAGATTTCTACAGTGGTAAATTTAATTAAGAATTTTGCGGAGCAAACAAATGTTTTAGCACTCAACGCTTCGATAGAAGCATCTCGCGCTGGTGAAGAAGGTAAAGGCTTTGCGATCGTTGCGGAGGAAATTCGAGAGCTAGCCCAGCAATCAGCAAAAGCCACCGATGATATAGAAAAGCTAATCTTCAACATTCAACGAGCAACCAGCGAGGTGGTTGCTGCAATGGAAGTCGGTACTGAACAGGTTGTGTCTGGAACTAAATTGGTAGATGAAACCCTTCTTGGGTTGAATCAAATCTTCACAGCCAACACTCAAATCAATCAAGTGGTAGAAGAAATTGTTAGAGCAACAATGGAGCAATCTCAGAATTCTGCACTTGTGACTCAAACAATGACAGAAGTTGCGAAAATTGCGGACAACACAGCAAAATCAGCTAGCGATGTGTCTACTTCCTTTGAGGAATTACTGACAGTCGCTCAATTGTTGCAAGAGAGTGTCAGTCAGTTCAAAGTACAGTAG
- a CDS encoding zinc ribbon domain-containing protein — MPTAKLRKRIEQLCQQYGINYVETEEAYTSRASFLDGDLVPAFGERPEGYKFSGKRTKRGEYTSKKGIKCNADLNGSANILVKVATRLGLDLSQIGRGCLTQPVRFYA, encoded by the coding sequence ATTCCTACGGCTAAGTTAAGAAAAAGAATTGAGCAGTTGTGCCAACAGTACGGTATCAACTATGTAGAAACTGAGGAAGCGTACACCTCTCGCGCTAGTTTTTTAGATGGAGATTTAGTACCTGCATTTGGTGAAAGACCCGAAGGGTACAAGTTTTCTGGTAAAAGAACAAAGCGTGGTGAGTATACTTCCAAAAAAGGTATAAAGTGCAACGCTGATTTAAACGGAAGCGCAAACATACTAGTTAAAGTAGCTACGAGATTGGGGCTAGACCTCAGTCAGATAGGTAGGGGTTGCTTGACTCAGCCTGTGCGGTTCTACGCATGA
- a CDS encoding response regulator, translated as MNSSLLYQSVDALLARRNDAPPIRDFDASKQAEMFVTLKQLQFSGQLVLTNAIGREWFVYLHRGFIVYATGGEHPARQWKRYSAVYLPQQSTDLSVLQYELENTTADDFGGCWQYQLLCLWVKQQKITTEQAAKVVWFTIVEVLFDITQAAQVTYELRPKNTLPKRLVLIDAAQAVAEADRLWQAWKAAKVADCSPNQVPAINQISELQQRISSSVYQTLNQLLEQQQTLREMAIEMKQDALTIIRSLLPYIQVGLVELRTVADLPSPGFSSPKQLETPKPLIACLDDNPWVCQEMEKILTAANYQFVGLNDPLRALGVLLALKPDLIFLDLMMPNTNGYEICGKLRKLACFRYTPIIILTGNDGVIDRVRAKIVGSSDFLSKETVDTKQVLGVINKHLKQVQFA; from the coding sequence ATGAACAGCAGTCTCCTTTACCAATCAGTTGATGCCTTACTAGCTCGGAGAAATGACGCTCCGCCGATTAGGGATTTTGATGCTTCAAAGCAGGCTGAGATGTTTGTAACATTGAAGCAACTTCAGTTTAGCGGTCAACTTGTGCTGACCAATGCGATCGGACGAGAATGGTTTGTCTATTTGCATCGCGGTTTTATCGTGTATGCCACTGGTGGAGAGCACCCAGCGAGACAATGGAAGCGATATTCAGCAGTCTATCTGCCTCAGCAATCAACCGATCTTTCAGTACTCCAGTACGAGTTAGAGAATACGACTGCTGATGATTTTGGTGGCTGTTGGCAATACCAACTATTGTGTTTGTGGGTAAAACAACAAAAAATTACCACTGAGCAAGCTGCAAAGGTGGTTTGGTTTACGATTGTTGAGGTACTCTTTGACATTACACAAGCAGCACAGGTTACTTATGAACTTAGACCAAAAAACACATTGCCTAAAAGACTTGTTTTAATTGATGCAGCACAAGCCGTTGCGGAAGCAGATCGTCTTTGGCAAGCGTGGAAGGCGGCAAAAGTTGCTGATTGCTCGCCCAATCAAGTGCCTGCGATTAATCAGATAAGCGAACTGCAACAGCGAATTTCATCTTCAGTCTACCAAACGCTTAACCAACTCTTAGAACAACAGCAAACTCTGCGTGAAATGGCAATAGAGATGAAGCAGGATGCGTTAACTATTATCCGTTCGCTGTTGCCCTATATTCAGGTGGGATTGGTAGAATTAAGAACTGTTGCCGATTTACCATCTCCAGGCTTTTCATCTCCGAAACAACTAGAGACTCCAAAACCCTTAATTGCTTGTTTAGATGACAATCCCTGGGTTTGCCAAGAGATGGAAAAGATTCTGACTGCTGCAAACTATCAGTTTGTTGGTCTGAACGATCCTTTGAGAGCACTTGGTGTTTTGTTAGCCCTTAAACCGGATTTAATCTTTCTAGATTTGATGATGCCCAATACAAATGGTTATGAGATTTGTGGTAAGCTGCGAAAGCTAGCTTGTTTCCGCTATACACCCATCATTATTTTGACAGGAAATGATGGAGTCATCGACCGAGTTAGAGCTAAAATAGTTGGTTCTTCAGATTTTCTTAGTAAAGAAACAGTTGATACAAAACAAGTTTTAGGGGTTATTAATAAACACTTAAAACAGGTTCAGTTTGCTTAA